One window of the Salvelinus fontinalis isolate EN_2023a chromosome 2, ASM2944872v1, whole genome shotgun sequence genome contains the following:
- the LOC129816296 gene encoding tripartite motif-containing protein 16-like isoform X1, with translation MAEPNFPLPPDGYTCLLCADVLRDPVTISCGDTYCLECIKVYWDQYDHLGVYNCPQCRATFTPRPVLRRNLPNVTQVRRQLPELQPFPYLQRDSLCDFCVGRRSKAVKSCLMCLAYYCETHIKPHYESATFKRHKLVDETGHLDRKICPQHEKGLELFCRSDQMCICVLCTVREHRSHNIISAEEERAEKQKNLLVTQSEVQHIIQERMKELQELRHNVDVLKSNAQRAMSDSDKIFSEMLQAVERWHVEVSQLIKANMQAAMSQAEGYVERLEQEILELQRRDVELRQILDTEDNIHFLQNFPTLCVPPEPMVPKVLINPQFSFGEVTKTVTGMKEHLDDICKKELGKISKLVSDIPVYILSPRGGDKRFKAPTREDFQEPKTRADFLRYSCPLTFDPNTAYKELVLSEGNHKVMRKKTVKFYPDHPERFDGFSQILCKECLGGFRYYWEAEWSGEFSIGVAYKSISRKGKNSYSLLGYNDKSWSLLCSDSGYSAWHNKMDKDLPEAPRATRIGVYLDYAANTVAFYSVSEAMELIHKFKAQFSEPLYAGFGVGSSVSLCQLKENLQPY, from the exons ATGGCTGAGCCGAACTTTCCCCTGCCTCCAGATGGCTACACCTGTCTTCTGTGTGCCGATGTGCTGCGAGACCCTGTTACCATCTCCTGTGGAGACACCTACTGCCTGGAGTGCATCAAGGTCTACTGGGACCAGTATGACCACCTGGGGGTGTACAACTGCCCCCAATGCAGGGCCACCTTCACCCCTCGCCCCGTCCTTAGGCGCAACTTGCCCAACGTGACCCAGGTGCGCCGGCAGCTGCCCGAGCTACAGCCCTTCCCCTACCTCCAGAGGGATTCGCTGTGTGACTTCTGTGTGGGCCGCCGCAGTAAGGCTGTCAAGTCCTGCCTGATGTGCCTGGCCTACTACTGCGAGACACACATCAAGCCCCACTACGAGTCTGCCACCTTCAAGAGGCACAAGCTGGTGGATGAGACGGGTCACCTGGACAGGAAGATCTGTCCGCAGCACGAGAAGGGCCTGGAGCTGTTCTGTCGCTCTGACCAGATGTGTATCTGTGTGCTGTGTACCGTCAGGGAACACCGCAGCCACAACATCATCTCTGCTGAGGAGGAGCGCGCTGAGAAACAG AAAAACCTGTTGgtgacccagtctgaggtccagcaCATCATTCAGGAGCGGATGAAGGAACTGCAGGAGTTGAGACACAATGTTGACGTTCTCAAG agCAATGCCCAGCGGGCGATGTCAGACAGTGATAAGATCTTCAGTGAGATGCTACAGGCGGTGGAGCGCTGGCATGTTGAGGTGAGCCAGCTGATAAAGGCCAACATGCAGGCAGCCATGTCACAGGCCGAGGGATACGTGGAGCGGCTGGAGCAGGAGATTCTGGAGCTGCAGCGCAGAGACGTCGAGCTGCGCCAGATCCTCGACACAGAGGACAACATCCACTTCCTACAG AACTTCCCCACACTGTGTGTTCCTCCTGAGCCCATGGTGCCCAAAGTCCTAATCAACCCTCAGTTCTCCTTCGGAGAGGTCACCAAGACTGTCACCGGCATGAAGGAGCATCTAGATGACATCTGTAAGAAGGAGCTGGGCAAAATCTCCAAGTTAG TAAGTGATATCCCTGTATACATACTTTCACCAAGAGGTGGCGACAAACGATTCAAAG CTCCCACCAGGGAAGATTTTCAGGAACCCAAAACTAGAGCAGACTTCTTGAGAT ATTCTTGTCCGCTCACCTTTGACCCCAACACAGCCTACAAAGAGCTGGTTCTGTCTGAGGGGAACCACAAAGTGATGCGGAAGAAGACAGTCAAGTTTTACCCGGATCACCCCGAACGCTTCGATGGCTTCTCCCAGATTCTATGCAAGGAGTGCCTGGGTGGGTTCAGGTACTACTGGGAAGCAGAGTGGAGCGGGGAGTTCTCCATCGGAGTGGCCTACAAGAGCATCAGCCGCAAGGGTAAGAACTCTTACAGTCTGCTGGGCTACAACGACAAGTCCTGGAGCCTGCTCTGCTCTGACTCGGGCTACTCCGCATGGCACAACAAGATGGACAAAGACCTGCCAGAGGCCCCACGGGCCACACGGATTGGAGTGTACCTGGACTACGCTGCCAACACGGTTGCCTTCTACTCTGTGTCAGAGGCCATGGAGCTGATCCACAAATTCAAGGCCCAGTTCTCTGAGCCTCTGTATGCAGGCTTTGGAGTGGGTTCTTCCGTGTCCCTCTGCCAACTAAAGGAGAACCTCCAACCTTACTGA
- the LOC129816296 gene encoding tripartite motif-containing protein 16-like isoform X2 produces the protein MAEPNFPLPPDGYTCLLCADVLRDPVTISCGDTYCLECIKVYWDQYDHLGVYNCPQCRATFTPRPVLRRNLPNVTQVRRQLPELQPFPYLQRDSLCDFCVGRRSKAVKSCLMCLAYYCETHIKPHYESATFKRHKLVDETGHLDRKICPQHEKGLELFCRSDQMCICVLCTVREHRSHNIISAEEERAEKQKNLLVTQSEVQHIIQERMKELQELRHNVDVLKSNAQRAMSDSDKIFSEMLQAVERWHVEVSQLIKANMQAAMSQAEGYVERLEQEILELQRRDVELRQILDTEDNIHFLQNFPTLCVPPEPMVPKVLINPQFSFGEVTKTVTGMKEHLDDICKKELGKISKLVSDIPVYILSPRGGDKRFKESIFCSNTAPTREDFQEPKTRADFLRYSCPLTFDPNTAYKELVLSEGNHKVMRKKTVKFYPDHPERFDGFSQILCKECLGGFRYYWEAEWSGEFSIGVAYKSISRKGKNSYSLLGYNDKSWSLLCSDSGYSAWHNKMDKDLPEAPRATRIGVYLDYAANTVAFYSVSEAMELIHKFKAQFSEPLYAGFGVGSSVSLCQLKENLQPY, from the exons ATGGCTGAGCCGAACTTTCCCCTGCCTCCAGATGGCTACACCTGTCTTCTGTGTGCCGATGTGCTGCGAGACCCTGTTACCATCTCCTGTGGAGACACCTACTGCCTGGAGTGCATCAAGGTCTACTGGGACCAGTATGACCACCTGGGGGTGTACAACTGCCCCCAATGCAGGGCCACCTTCACCCCTCGCCCCGTCCTTAGGCGCAACTTGCCCAACGTGACCCAGGTGCGCCGGCAGCTGCCCGAGCTACAGCCCTTCCCCTACCTCCAGAGGGATTCGCTGTGTGACTTCTGTGTGGGCCGCCGCAGTAAGGCTGTCAAGTCCTGCCTGATGTGCCTGGCCTACTACTGCGAGACACACATCAAGCCCCACTACGAGTCTGCCACCTTCAAGAGGCACAAGCTGGTGGATGAGACGGGTCACCTGGACAGGAAGATCTGTCCGCAGCACGAGAAGGGCCTGGAGCTGTTCTGTCGCTCTGACCAGATGTGTATCTGTGTGCTGTGTACCGTCAGGGAACACCGCAGCCACAACATCATCTCTGCTGAGGAGGAGCGCGCTGAGAAACAG AAAAACCTGTTGgtgacccagtctgaggtccagcaCATCATTCAGGAGCGGATGAAGGAACTGCAGGAGTTGAGACACAATGTTGACGTTCTCAAG agCAATGCCCAGCGGGCGATGTCAGACAGTGATAAGATCTTCAGTGAGATGCTACAGGCGGTGGAGCGCTGGCATGTTGAGGTGAGCCAGCTGATAAAGGCCAACATGCAGGCAGCCATGTCACAGGCCGAGGGATACGTGGAGCGGCTGGAGCAGGAGATTCTGGAGCTGCAGCGCAGAGACGTCGAGCTGCGCCAGATCCTCGACACAGAGGACAACATCCACTTCCTACAG AACTTCCCCACACTGTGTGTTCCTCCTGAGCCCATGGTGCCCAAAGTCCTAATCAACCCTCAGTTCTCCTTCGGAGAGGTCACCAAGACTGTCACCGGCATGAAGGAGCATCTAGATGACATCTGTAAGAAGGAGCTGGGCAAAATCTCCAAGTTAG TAAGTGATATCCCTGTATACATACTTTCACCAAGAGGTGGCGACAAACGATTCAAAG AATCCATATTTTGTTCTAATACAGCTCCCACCAGGGAAGATTTTCAGGAACCCAAAACTAGAGCAGACTTCTTGAGAT ATTCTTGTCCGCTCACCTTTGACCCCAACACAGCCTACAAAGAGCTGGTTCTGTCTGAGGGGAACCACAAAGTGATGCGGAAGAAGACAGTCAAGTTTTACCCGGATCACCCCGAACGCTTCGATGGCTTCTCCCAGATTCTATGCAAGGAGTGCCTGGGTGGGTTCAGGTACTACTGGGAAGCAGAGTGGAGCGGGGAGTTCTCCATCGGAGTGGCCTACAAGAGCATCAGCCGCAAGGGTAAGAACTCTTACAGTCTGCTGGGCTACAACGACAAGTCCTGGAGCCTGCTCTGCTCTGACTCGGGCTACTCCGCATGGCACAACAAGATGGACAAAGACCTGCCAGAGGCCCCACGGGCCACACGGATTGGAGTGTACCTGGACTACGCTGCCAACACGGTTGCCTTCTACTCTGTGTCAGAGGCCATGGAGCTGATCCACAAATTCAAGGCCCAGTTCTCTGAGCCTCTGTATGCAGGCTTTGGAGTGGGTTCTTCCGTGTCCCTCTGCCAACTAAAGGAGAACCTCCAACCTTACTGA